Proteins from a single region of Bactrocera neohumeralis isolate Rockhampton unplaced genomic scaffold, APGP_CSIRO_Bneo_wtdbg2-racon-allhic-juicebox.fasta_v2 cluster10, whole genome shotgun sequence:
- the LOC126765568 gene encoding uncharacterized protein LOC126765568 translates to MPTKIFSDNATTFVGAEHKLRELKMAFLAQSAEVKGFVAEEGFSFTFIPPRVPHFGRIWKAAVKSSKHHIVRVISNALLTVEELSTLLAEVEAILNYRPLTPLSQDPNDGEALTPAH, encoded by the coding sequence ATGCCGACGAAgatattcagcgacaacgccACCACCTTCGTCGGCGCCGAACAcaagctgcgcgagctgaaAATGGCATTTCTTGCCCAGTCAGCAGAAGTGAAGGGATTCGTCGCAGAAGAAGGATTCAGCTTCACCTTTATACCACCGAGGGTGCCGCACTTCGGTCGGATATGGAAAGCCGCGGTGAAGTCCTCCAAGCATCACATCGTTCGCGTAATTAGCAACGCGCTACTGACCGTAGAGGAACTGTCAACACTACTGGCAGAAGTGGAGGCCATCCTGAATTATCGGCCCTTAACACCGTTGAGCCAGGACCCCAACGACGGCGAGGCACTAACCCCAGCGCATTAA
- the LOC126765211 gene encoding uncharacterized protein LOC126765211: MLTTVPLCKEINPRSIWAYKRHGNFWEKNAPSMNDRVFKETFRMSRATFEILCEYVKGITKQDSCYRKCIPLQKRVAVAVYTLKSSAEYETVARLFGVSKAIVSEIFLAFCQEVWQSLHPIYLTEQLRNSEKVDECVHGFEKLGFRQCLGAIDGCHIKVRPPGKDCTDYYNNKGWYSTVLFALVDYRYRFLYIGCPGRCNDSKNFQCSKLNTALKDPIFTAKSKTINGVNVLAGVMGDSAFRFANNLMKPYLFQVHLPEHEKIFNYQLSKCRRVVENPFGHLKARFRRIGKGVDNHIKNVPLIIKAACTLHNFLNCHNNVINHKWIEEQTTYESSVRLEQPEHTDAVGDFEAEPETIRRAIANSFYSGVVESPASSSLEMNWDWLLVEG, encoded by the exons atgtTGACAACAGTACCTCTTTGTAAGGAAATCAACCCAAGAAGTATTTGGGCATAC aAGCGACATGGGAACTTCTGGGAAAAGAATGCTCCATCAATGAACGACCGCGTTTTTAAGGAAACCTTTCGCATGAGCAGGGCAACCTTTGAAATATTGTGTGAATATGTCAAAGGTATTACCAAACAGGATTCATGCTATAGGAAGTGCATCCCATTGCAGAAAAGGGTAGCTGTTGCCGTCTACACATTAAAATCTTCGGCGGAGTATGAAACTGTTGCACGACTATTCGGTGTTTCGAAGGCAATCGTCAGCGAAATATTTCTTGCTTTTTGCCAAGAAGTGTGGCAATCATTGCATCCCATTTATTTAACAGAACAATTAAGGAACAGTGAAAAAGTGGATGAGTGTGTTCATGGGTTTGAGAAGCTTGGCTTTCGGCAATGTCTTGGTGCCATAGACGGTTGCCACATTAAAGTTCGGCCACCTGGGAAGGATTGCACGGACTATTACAATAATAAGGGGTGGTACTCCACAGTTTTATTTGCCCTTGTAGATTATAG ATATCGCTTTCTCTACATTGGCTGCCCAGGTCGATGCAATGactcgaaaaattttcaatgtaGCAAACTAAATACTGCATTGAAGGACCCAATCTTCACTGCAAAAAGCAAAACTATTAATGGCGTGAATGTTCTTGCGGGAGTTATGGGTGATTCGGCTTTCCGATTTGCCAACAATCTAATGAAGCCCTATCTATTCCAAGTACATCTTCCAGagcatgaaaaaatttttaattaccaaTTGTCCAAATGCCGAAGAGTGGTGGAAAATCCGTTTGGACACCTAAAGGCTCGTTTTAGGAGAATAGGGAAAGGAGTCGACAACCACATCAAAAATGTTCCTCTTATAATTAAAGCAGCCTGTACATtgcataactttttaaattgtcATAATAATGTCATCAACCACAAATGGATAGAAGAACAAACCACTTACGAAAGTAGTGTACGCCTGGAACAGCCCGAGCACACAGATGCTGTAGGAGATTTTGAAGCAGAACCTGAAACAATTAGAAGAGCGATTGCGAATTCATTTT ACTCCGGAGTCGTCGAAAGTCCTGCAAGCTCATCGCTTGAAATGAATTGGGATTGGCTGCTCGTCGAAGGGTAG
- the LOC126764826 gene encoding LOW QUALITY PROTEIN: uncharacterized protein LOC126764826 (The sequence of the model RefSeq protein was modified relative to this genomic sequence to represent the inferred CDS: substituted 1 base at 1 genomic stop codon) → MKGSTGNKSKAALARKLKSDRRLAAKILERYGDKHAGQVSEQHASTLEWAKKVLSEDDRVELKTGRTEPAVKRQRSHEGETSLVKKPRTRKAPTFSEIAKGAGARILGVLDRSREDGAISHDEWKRVAAAISSVFLRVVKENPGPPPKCVSAGWHQGLHKLTCCADERSAILYKKAVSQVGEVWKGARLEAVAKEDLPFRPRARVWLPAEPSTPSEIEEILKYCNPSLPAQDWKVLWLERTDEPYRQALIMLNTESIGPLSKTKGAISYGFEMVVLKVLTDGPQAAVPAVEVSKVTDGRTTVEIGATEGANGQMTVEIDPDLSDVASVGGGSSIGDSVFSLERLKVXRMKFLQINLQHAKAASANLLLRLEQDGADVVLIQEPWLTGNGISGLRTKSHRLLSAKGAGRNRACLLVRNELTVFLLPNFSSADIVTAKLECDTGDFWLISAYMPHDDVVEPHPLMLRRTLAEASKAGTGVIIGSDANSRHQTWGSSDTNIRGESLFDFIIGEDLRICNRGDSPTFVSAGREEVLDLTLTSQAIAPLISNWRVLDDHSFSDHRYIEFSLVGERPPTKSFRNPRYTDWVGYRRRLRQTLPRAPKVDALATTDAVEEWVEVFSSACKAALERSCPLRSPKGKEKPLWWTMELSDIRASCRRLFNKARRSGLSDDWALYKVGLSIYKSELRKAKRTSWKRFCEKVEGCHESSRFRRILAKTPVSLGYLKDENGKLTS, encoded by the exons ATGAAAGGATCCACAGGGAATAAGAGCAAGGCAGCTTTAGCTAGAAAGCTAAAGTCTGACCGCCGATTGGCGGCCAAAATCTTGGAGCGCTACGGTGACAAGCATGCTGGTCAGGTGTCTGAGCAGCATGCTAGTACGCTTGAGTGGGCCAAGAAAGTGCTGAGCGAGGACGATAGGGTAGAACTGAAAACCGGCAGGACAGAACCGGCGGTCAAGCGGCAGAGGTCGCATGAGGGAGAAACCTCCCTTGTTAAGAAACCGCGGACAAGAAAAGCGCCAACCTTCAGCGAAATCGCTAAAGGTGCTGGGGCCAGAATACTGGGGGTGCTTGACCGCAGTAGAGAGGACGGTGCCATCTCCCATGATGAATGGAAGAGGGTAGCAGCGGCTATCTCATCGGTCTTCCTGAGGGTGGTCAAGGAAAACCCGGGGCCACCcccgaaatgtgtgagtgccGGTTGGCACCAGGGGCTACATAAGCTCACTTGTTGTGCTGATGAGAGATCGGCCATCTTGTACAAGAAGGCAGTCTCTCAGGTGGGGGAGGTCTGGAAGGGAGCCAGACTGGAGGCCGTGGCCAAGGAGGATCTTCCCTTTCGTCCTAGGGCTCGAGTCTGGCTGCCGGCCGAACCTTCCACTCCGAGTGAGATTGAGGAAATCCTCAAATATTGCAATCCCTCACTTCCAGCGCAGGACTGGAAAGTCTTATGGCTGGAGAGGACTGATGAACCGTATCGGCAAGCGCTGATAATGCTAAACACGGAATCCATCGGTCCTCTCAGCAAAACAAAGGGAGCCATAAGCTATGGTTTTGAGATGGTAGTGCTGAAAGTACTGACTGATGGCCCCCAAGCTGCGGTGCCTGCGGTGGAGGTGTCGAAGGTTACTGACGGTCGAACGACCGTGGAAATCGGTGCGACAGAGGGCGCCAACGGTCAAATGACCGTGGAAATCGATCCGGATCTCTCGGATGTGGCGAGTGTTGGGGGCGGTTCGTCGATTGGCGACTCCGTCTTCAGCCTCGAACGACT GAAAGTCTGAAGGATGAAATTCCTCCAGATTAACCTCCAGCATGCGAAGGCGGCCTCCGCCAATCTATTGCTCCGTCTGGAACAAGATGGAGCTGATGTCGTCCTGATCCAGGAACCGTGGCTGACTGGTAACGGGATATCTGGATTGAGGACAAAGAGCCACAGGCTCCTGTCGGCCAAGGGTGCAGGTAGGAACAGAGCCTGTTTGCTGGTAAGGAATGAATTAACGGTATTTCttttacctaatttcagcaGTGCTGACATTGTGACAGCGAAACTGGAGTGTGACACCGGAGATTTCTGGCTTATCTCCGCATATATGCCACACGATGATGTGGTGGAGCCACATCCCCTAATGCTGAGAAGGACCTTAGCCGAAGCGTCTAAGGCTGGCACTGGCGTCATCATCGGCTCCGACGCTAACTCGCGGCACCAGACCTGGGGAAGCTCGGATACGAACATTAGAGGTGAGTCgctttttgatttcattattggcgaagaTCTTCGCATTTGTAATAGAGGAGACTCTCCTACTTTTGTGTCCGCTGGCAGGGAGGAGGTCCTCGACCTCACCCTAACCTCACAAGCGATTGCCCCGCTGATCTCGAACTGGAGGGTCCTCGACGATCACTCCTTTTCGGATCACAGGTACATCGAGTTTAGTCTAGTCGGAGAACGTCCGCCTACGAAATCCTTTAGGAATCCTAGGTACACGGACTGGGTAGGTTACCGCAGAAGGCTTCGGCAAACTCTCCCGCGCGCACCGAAGGTGGACGCGTTGGCCACCACCGATGCGGTGGAGGAGTGGGTTGAAGTCTTCAGCTCGGCGTGTAAGGCTGCGCTGGAGAGGTCTTGTCCGCTGAGATCGCCGAAGGGCAAAGAGAAACCTCTATGGTGGACTATGGAGCTCTCAGATATTAGGGCGTCTTGCAGACGGCTTTTCAACAAGGCCCGCAGGAGTGGGTTATCTGATGACTGGGCTTTGTATAAAGTtggactttcaatatacaagtccgagtTAAGAAAGGCTAAGAGGACCTCGTGGAAGCGCTTCTGTGAAAAAGTGGAAGGCTGTCACGAGTCCTCGAGATTCAGGCGTATTCTCGCAAAAACCCCAGTGTCCCTGGGGTATCTCAAGGACGAAAATGGGAA ATTAACAAGCTGA